The following coding sequences are from one Seonamhaeicola sp. ML3 window:
- a CDS encoding aldehyde dehydrogenase has product MNSIPNIVSVQKDFFKTQKTKDVSYRLKLLKALRHEIISNEQAIYEALKKDFNKSEFESFLSEYGLVFSELNLVIKNLKKWAKPKRVKASLLTFPSRDYIYKSPYGNVLVIGPWNYPFLLTMEPLIMAIAAGNTVVLKPSELTTNTSQLISEIISNVFPEQVAISVQGGVPVATELLAQRWDYIFFTGSVPVGKIIAKAAAKHLTPVTLELGGKSPCIIDDTVDLKLTARRIIWGKFLNGGQTCIAADYIIVKDNIKGAFIEKLKKEIIRAYGDNPKSSQDFPRIINKKHTKRLARALDDVTIVFGGEVDIENRYIAPTLVDSPNLDSELMTNEIFGPILPILTYNTEMDIENIIRAYEKPLAFYVFSNNKSFVDSTINKFEFGGGAVNDLLIHFGNPKLPFGGVGASGMGAYHGKYGFDTFSHDKSIIKRGNWIDPSARYASYGFKKLNFIKKMFRWFG; this is encoded by the coding sequence TTGAACAGTATTCCCAACATAGTCTCGGTACAAAAAGACTTTTTCAAGACTCAGAAAACAAAAGATGTGTCCTATAGGTTGAAACTATTAAAAGCCTTGAGACATGAAATCATTTCTAATGAACAGGCTATTTACGAGGCTCTGAAGAAAGATTTTAACAAGTCGGAATTCGAAAGTTTTTTGAGTGAATACGGATTAGTGTTTTCAGAACTGAACTTAGTAATCAAAAACCTGAAGAAATGGGCTAAACCTAAACGGGTCAAAGCTTCTTTGCTCACGTTCCCATCTAGAGACTATATTTACAAATCACCTTACGGCAATGTTTTGGTTATTGGTCCGTGGAATTATCCATTCCTGCTAACCATGGAGCCTTTAATCATGGCCATAGCCGCAGGCAATACAGTTGTATTAAAACCGAGTGAATTAACTACAAACACGTCTCAGTTAATTTCAGAAATTATTTCGAATGTATTTCCCGAACAGGTGGCTATTTCGGTTCAAGGTGGTGTACCTGTAGCTACTGAGTTATTGGCACAACGGTGGGATTATATATTCTTCACTGGAAGCGTACCTGTTGGTAAAATTATTGCTAAGGCCGCTGCGAAACATTTAACGCCTGTAACATTAGAACTTGGCGGAAAATCACCTTGTATTATTGATGATACGGTTGATTTAAAACTAACTGCCAGACGAATAATCTGGGGTAAATTTTTGAATGGTGGACAAACTTGTATTGCAGCAGACTACATCATTGTAAAAGACAATATCAAAGGAGCTTTTATTGAAAAGTTGAAAAAGGAGATTATTAGAGCTTATGGTGATAACCCTAAAAGTTCCCAAGATTTTCCAAGAATAATTAACAAAAAACACACGAAAAGACTTGCCAGAGCGCTTGATGATGTTACTATTGTTTTTGGAGGAGAAGTAGATATTGAAAACAGGTACATCGCTCCTACCCTTGTAGATTCACCAAATTTAGACAGTGAATTGATGACTAATGAAATATTTGGCCCCATACTTCCTATACTTACCTATAATACAGAAATGGACATAGAAAACATTATAAGAGCTTATGAGAAACCCTTGGCTTTTTATGTGTTTTCGAATAATAAATCGTTTGTTGATAGTACAATAAATAAATTTGAATTTGGAGGTGGCGCAGTGAATGATTTACTAATTCACTTTGGCAATCCTAAATTACCTTTTGGTGGTGTTGGCGCCAGTGGCATGGGCGCATACCATGGTAAATATGGTTTCGATACGTTTTCTCATGACAAATCCATCATTAAACGGGGTAATTGGATAGACCCATCTGCACGTTACGCATCCTATGGGTTTAAAAAATTGAACTTCATAAAAAAAATGTTCAGATGGTTTGGGTAG
- a CDS encoding sensor histidine kinase yields MVQTGERLASTASERYLLIYMIAVLVIVTALVIVFFVVFLKRKNKLILDKIKQQQAFEEEITQAQTETQEQTLKNIGWELHDNVGQLLSFASMQLSILKMQASDEIKDKFKDTSDALRESLKEVRALSRTLNNEVVLNIGFEKSVSNELERLKKMKFASAKKFTKGDKRPFTNRKHEIILFRIIQEFLSNSVKYSEAENLSITLDYQPESLVITAKDDGKGFDITKTEKGAGLLNMKSRAALIGADLELKSEEGKGVELLLNYPFSQTT; encoded by the coding sequence ATGGTGCAAACCGGAGAACGATTAGCCAGTACGGCGTCTGAGCGCTATTTGTTGATTTATATGATTGCCGTTTTGGTGATTGTAACCGCTTTAGTCATTGTGTTTTTTGTGGTGTTCTTAAAACGGAAAAATAAACTTATTCTCGATAAAATCAAACAGCAACAGGCTTTTGAAGAAGAAATCACCCAGGCACAAACCGAAACCCAAGAACAAACGCTTAAAAATATAGGTTGGGAATTGCACGACAATGTAGGGCAATTGTTGTCTTTTGCCAGTATGCAACTTAGCATCTTAAAAATGCAGGCTTCTGATGAAATTAAAGATAAGTTTAAGGATACTTCAGATGCATTGCGCGAAAGTTTAAAAGAAGTTCGTGCGCTGTCAAGAACATTGAATAATGAAGTTGTACTCAATATTGGTTTTGAGAAGTCGGTTTCCAACGAGTTAGAACGCTTGAAGAAAATGAAGTTTGCTTCGGCTAAAAAATTCACAAAAGGAGATAAAAGACCATTTACCAATCGAAAACATGAGATTATATTATTTCGGATCATTCAAGAGTTTTTATCCAATTCTGTAAAATATTCTGAAGCTGAAAACCTCAGTATTACATTAGATTATCAACCTGAAAGCCTTGTTATTACTGCAAAAGACGACGGAAAAGGTTTTGATATCACTAAAACAGAAAAAGGAGCAGGTCTATTAAATATGAAGAGTAGGGCAGCTTTAATTGGAGCTGATTTAGAATTAAAATCTGAAGAAGGAAAAGGCGTGGAATTGCTACTTAATTACCCTTTTAGTCAAACCACCTAA
- a CDS encoding CPBP family intramembrane glutamic endopeptidase, producing MTHKIYLGLEFFIIYVLIPISFTIPYAPIIKLILALLGFSYVIFILLKVENLKFKIAPNLNWKRFWKETLVKFMVIVLVTTLFVWITDKDALFTVLLNKPKMWVAILIIYSTLSVYPQELLYRTFFFQRYRSLITNEKFFLFLNAVIFALGHIFFKNALVIVLTFIGGLLFAYTYRNTNSTLLVSIEHAIFGSWLFTVGMGNMLGFPS from the coding sequence ATGACACATAAAATATATTTAGGTTTGGAGTTTTTCATAATCTATGTGTTAATTCCAATTAGCTTTACCATACCTTATGCACCAATCATTAAGTTGATATTGGCACTTTTGGGGTTTTCTTATGTCATATTTATACTTTTAAAGGTTGAAAATCTAAAATTTAAAATTGCGCCAAATTTAAATTGGAAAAGATTTTGGAAAGAAACCCTTGTAAAGTTTATGGTTATTGTTTTAGTAACCACTTTATTTGTTTGGATTACAGACAAAGACGCTCTTTTTACAGTATTGCTTAACAAACCCAAAATGTGGGTTGCCATATTGATTATCTACAGTACGTTATCTGTTTATCCACAGGAGTTGTTGTATCGTACATTCTTTTTTCAACGTTATCGAAGTTTGATAACAAATGAAAAATTCTTTCTGTTTTTAAATGCTGTCATTTTTGCTTTGGGCCACATATTCTTCAAAAATGCACTTGTCATTGTACTAACCTTTATTGGCGGATTATTGTTTGCATATACCTATAGGAATACCAATTCTACACTATTGGTTTCTATTGAACATGCTATTTTTGGCAGTTGGTTGTTTACCGTTGGTATGGGGAATATGTTAGGTTTTCCTAGTTAA
- a CDS encoding metal-dependent hydrolase — MDSLTQIVLGAACGEASLGKRIGNKAILFGAIGGTIPDLDVFVGRWIFGNEIDAMLFHRGFMHSIVFAILGAFAFGWLTFKLYDSKSRKGTTTLKDWIWLFFLSLLTHAILDAFTPFGTLLFAPFRNYRVAFNNIAVVDLFYTLPFLICIIILMFFNRKSARRRVWLKRGIVISSVYMMLTLVNRYYIDNVFKSSLEDKNIEYTRYFVQPTLFSNFLWYGVAETEDNYLMGYYSIFDSEAKFLELSTLPKQRDLKPDEYSDIAELAWFSNGYYSVYDLGDNQFKYNDLRYPLADEKDPNSAVFSFLLYKANNRLNMKPFERGEVDFVEILSTIYKRAKGI; from the coding sequence ATGGATTCGTTAACTCAAATTGTATTAGGAGCGGCCTGTGGGGAAGCATCTTTAGGAAAAAGAATAGGAAATAAGGCCATACTTTTCGGAGCAATTGGAGGTACCATTCCAGATTTGGATGTTTTTGTAGGGCGTTGGATTTTTGGAAACGAAATCGATGCCATGCTATTCCATCGTGGGTTTATGCATTCCATTGTATTTGCTATTTTAGGAGCGTTTGCCTTCGGATGGCTTACTTTTAAATTGTACGATTCCAAAAGCAGGAAGGGAACTACAACTCTAAAAGATTGGATTTGGTTGTTCTTTTTATCTCTGTTAACCCATGCTATCTTAGATGCCTTTACACCTTTTGGCACACTACTTTTTGCGCCATTTAGGAATTATAGGGTGGCCTTCAACAATATTGCCGTAGTTGATTTGTTTTACACCTTACCCTTTTTAATCTGTATTATTATTTTAATGTTCTTTAATAGAAAATCTGCTAGGCGTCGTGTCTGGTTAAAAAGAGGCATTGTTATAAGTTCCGTCTACATGATGTTAACATTGGTTAATCGGTATTACATAGATAATGTGTTTAAAAGCTCTTTGGAAGATAAGAACATTGAATACACACGATATTTTGTACAGCCTACCTTATTTAGTAATTTTTTATGGTATGGTGTAGCCGAAACAGAAGATAACTATTTGATGGGGTATTATTCCATTTTTGATTCCGAAGCAAAATTTTTAGAACTTTCGACGCTTCCTAAGCAGCGCGATTTAAAACCAGATGAATATAGCGATATTGCAGAATTAGCCTGGTTTAGTAACGGGTATTATAGCGTTTATGATTTGGGTGATAATCAATTTAAATACAATGATTTAAGATACCCTTTAGCCGATGAAAAAGACCCTAATTCAGCCGTCTTTAGTTTTTTACTTTATAAAGCCAATAATAGGCTCAATATGAAACCTTTTGAACGTGGTGAAGTAGATTTTGTTGAAATCTTATCGACTATTTATAAGCGTGCTAAAGGGATATAG
- the nhaC gene encoding Na+/H+ antiporter NhaC, whose amino-acid sequence MDSQDITPRQPQDENIITNKELNIWEALIPVFALVAMLFYNVFFVYGDDALSGSNQFILLLGAAVAAIVGFFNKVSYKQMLDEVAENIKSTSGAILILLMVGALAGTWLISGIIPSMIYYGLQILNPTIFLAACVIICAIISIATGSSWTTSATVGIALIGIAKTLDVSVGMTAGAVLSGAYFGDKMSPLSDTTNLAPAMAGGELFSHIRYMALTTVPTIVITLIIFIIIGFTINTTGTPDISDKLASIDAAFTISPWLFVVPAIVIFMIVKKTPPLVALLVGTLLGGIAAIIAQPNIVMAIAEAEALTFKSAYKGVMNAITVDSAVQTTDTELNDLFSSGGMKGMLGTIWLIICAMVFGGVMDAIGALSKISASLLSFASSVFGLFASTVASCLALNFTASDQYLALVVPGKMFKKAYENKGLAPENLSRTLEDSGTVTSVLIPWNTCGAYQSGVLGVPVVDYLAFAIFNWLSPFMTLLFAAFRIKIKQITSK is encoded by the coding sequence ATGGACAGTCAAGATATCACCCCAAGACAACCTCAAGACGAAAATATTATAACCAACAAAGAACTGAACATTTGGGAAGCCTTAATTCCTGTTTTCGCTTTAGTAGCTATGCTATTTTACAATGTATTTTTTGTTTACGGTGATGATGCCTTGAGCGGAAGCAATCAATTCATTTTGTTACTTGGAGCTGCTGTTGCTGCTATTGTTGGTTTTTTTAATAAGGTATCCTACAAACAAATGCTCGATGAAGTTGCCGAAAACATAAAATCAACATCGGGAGCGATTTTAATTTTATTAATGGTTGGGGCACTTGCCGGAACATGGCTTATAAGCGGCATTATTCCGTCTATGATTTACTACGGACTACAAATACTCAATCCAACCATATTTTTGGCTGCGTGCGTAATTATTTGTGCCATTATCTCTATAGCGACTGGAAGTTCTTGGACAACCTCGGCAACCGTTGGTATTGCCTTGATTGGTATTGCAAAAACCTTGGATGTTTCGGTGGGTATGACTGCCGGTGCCGTTCTATCCGGGGCTTACTTTGGTGATAAAATGTCTCCTTTAAGCGATACTACCAATCTGGCACCCGCTATGGCTGGCGGTGAGCTATTCTCACATATTAGGTACATGGCATTAACAACAGTACCTACTATTGTAATTACACTTATTATTTTTATCATTATAGGGTTTACGATAAACACTACCGGCACACCAGATATCTCCGATAAATTAGCTTCAATAGACGCTGCCTTTACTATTTCTCCTTGGCTTTTTGTAGTACCAGCTATTGTTATTTTTATGATTGTAAAGAAAACACCGCCTTTGGTTGCCCTTTTAGTCGGAACTTTATTAGGTGGTATTGCAGCTATTATTGCGCAACCCAATATTGTTATGGCTATTGCAGAAGCAGAAGCCTTGACATTTAAATCGGCCTATAAAGGTGTCATGAATGCCATAACGGTAGATTCGGCCGTACAAACCACCGATACCGAGTTAAACGACCTATTTTCCTCTGGTGGTATGAAAGGGATGCTCGGCACAATCTGGCTCATCATCTGTGCCATGGTTTTTGGTGGCGTTATGGATGCTATTGGAGCACTTTCTAAAATAAGTGCCTCACTATTGAGTTTTGCGTCTTCGGTATTTGGACTTTTCGCCAGCACAGTAGCCAGCTGCTTGGCTTTGAACTTTACAGCATCAGATCAATACTTGGCCTTAGTTGTACCAGGAAAAATGTTTAAAAAAGCCTACGAAAACAAAGGTTTAGCTCCAGAAAACTTAAGTAGAACTCTAGAAGACTCTGGAACCGTTACTTCGGTGTTAATTCCTTGGAATACCTGTGGCGCTTATCAATCGGGTGTTTTAGGTGTTCCCGTAGTCGATTATTTAGCCTTTGCTATTTTTAATTGGTTAAGTCCGTTTATGACATTATTATTCGCTGCCTTCAGAATTAAAATCAAACAAATTACCAGCAAATAA
- a CDS encoding peroxiredoxin gives MAFVGKKFPNLSVDAMNEMGDTFKVNVLEEAVNNKKKVVLFWYPKDFTFVCPTELHAFQAAVAEFEKRNTIVIGASCDTPEVHFAWLSTAKDNGGIEGVTYSLLADSNRNLASTLGILDITNETYNEETGAVLVEGDNVTYRATYIIDEEGIVQHESINNMPLGRNVQEYLRLVDALTHVQEKGEVCPANWEEGKEAMGANAKATAEYLAAHVN, from the coding sequence ATGGCATTTGTAGGGAAAAAATTTCCAAATTTAAGCGTAGACGCAATGAACGAAATGGGAGACACATTTAAAGTAAACGTTCTTGAAGAAGCGGTAAATAACAAGAAAAAAGTAGTTTTATTTTGGTACCCAAAAGATTTCACATTTGTATGTCCTACCGAGTTGCACGCATTTCAAGCAGCAGTTGCTGAGTTTGAAAAAAGAAACACCATAGTTATTGGTGCATCTTGTGATACTCCAGAGGTTCACTTTGCATGGTTAAGCACTGCTAAAGACAACGGTGGTATCGAAGGTGTAACCTATTCGCTTTTGGCCGATTCTAACAGAAACCTAGCCTCTACTTTAGGGATTTTAGATATTACAAACGAAACTTACAACGAAGAAACCGGAGCTGTGTTGGTTGAAGGTGATAACGTAACTTACAGAGCGACTTACATTATCGATGAAGAAGGTATTGTACAGCACGAAAGTATAAACAACATGCCTTTAGGTAGAAACGTTCAGGAATACCTAAGATTGGTAGATGCATTAACTCACGTACAAGAAAAAGGAGAAGTTTGTCCAGCAAACTGGGAAGAAGGTAAAGAAGCTATGGGCGCAAATGCTAAAGCTACAGCAGAGTATTTAGCGGCTCACGTAAACTAA
- a CDS encoding co-chaperone YbbN translates to MVKELEQDNLESLVKENNTVVVQYSATWCGNCRIMKPKVKKLASELEDVTFVIADAEKFPESRKLATVDNLPTFATFKNGAFVNQVQTNRFDVLKTLVEEVA, encoded by the coding sequence ATGGTAAAAGAATTAGAACAAGACAACCTAGAAAGCCTAGTAAAAGAAAACAATACTGTTGTAGTACAATATTCGGCTACATGGTGTGGTAACTGCCGCATTATGAAACCTAAGGTAAAGAAATTGGCTTCAGAACTAGAAGATGTAACCTTTGTTATTGCCGATGCAGAAAAGTTCCCAGAATCGAGAAAGTTGGCTACGGTAGACAATTTACCAACCTTCGCTACTTTTAAAAACGGCGCTTTTGTAAACCAAGTACAAACCAACAGGTTTGATGTTTTAAAAACACTTGTAGAAGAGGTTGCTTAA
- a CDS encoding porin family protein: MNIKKLTLILFLFISTNLIAQNEIIFGIKAGGNFSGFHTGKSAGTDTFGISIGGMAEYELSSLFSLQAELLYNSRGGKFSGDGSNPNDFGFDAKLSYLDIPVQGKIYFVEKMSFDFGTQFGFLINDKGELYSGEEVDLVNTNTVDLSINGGFSYKFENNMVIQTRYNFGLTEVFENERFKTSMISLSLGYYFN, encoded by the coding sequence ATGAACATTAAAAAATTAACTCTAATACTTTTCCTGTTTATTTCTACAAACTTAATTGCCCAAAATGAAATAATATTTGGAATAAAAGCTGGTGGAAATTTCTCTGGATTTCATACAGGAAAAAGTGCTGGAACCGACACTTTTGGAATTAGCATTGGAGGAATGGCTGAATATGAATTAAGTAGTTTATTCTCTCTTCAAGCCGAACTACTTTATAACTCTAGAGGAGGGAAATTTTCTGGAGATGGTTCTAACCCAAATGATTTTGGGTTCGATGCTAAATTGAGTTACTTAGATATTCCTGTTCAGGGAAAAATTTACTTTGTTGAAAAAATGAGTTTTGATTTTGGAACTCAATTTGGGTTTTTAATAAATGACAAAGGAGAATTATATTCTGGTGAAGAAGTTGATTTAGTCAATACTAATACTGTTGATTTATCAATAAATGGAGGATTCAGCTACAAGTTTGAAAATAATATGGTAATTCAAACTAGATATAATTTTGGGTTAACTGAAGTATTCGAAAATGAGAGATTTAAAACCTCAATGATTAGTTTATCACTCGGTTATTATTTCAATTAA
- a CDS encoding ankyrin repeat domain-containing protein, translating to MNDTTIFFEAVQSGDEQQVEQLLQSQPELVFARDQRGFTPLIFATYFDKQPIVALLLKHKAEVDATDASGNTALIGVAFKGNKSIASLLVKHGANINAKNNQGVTPLIFAAMYNKTDMVAFLLKENADPNITDNNSKTALDYAKAKGFKEVVELL from the coding sequence ATGAACGATACTACTATATTTTTTGAAGCGGTACAATCTGGAGACGAACAACAGGTTGAGCAACTTTTACAATCTCAGCCAGAATTAGTATTTGCTAGAGATCAGCGTGGCTTTACACCGCTAATTTTTGCTACTTATTTTGATAAGCAACCTATTGTAGCATTACTCTTAAAGCATAAAGCCGAAGTAGATGCTACCGATGCCTCTGGGAATACTGCGCTTATAGGCGTCGCTTTTAAAGGCAATAAAAGTATAGCCAGTTTACTTGTAAAACACGGTGCTAATATTAATGCTAAAAACAACCAAGGTGTAACACCGCTAATTTTTGCTGCGATGTATAACAAAACAGACATGGTAGCATTCCTTTTAAAGGAAAACGCCGACCCTAACATAACCGATAACAACAGTAAAACAGCTTTAGATTATGCTAAAGCGAAGGGGTTTAAGGAAGTTGTAGAGTTACTGTAA
- the katG gene encoding catalase/peroxidase HPI, whose amino-acid sequence MHGTNNGDITKCPFMSGTQKQPAGGGTKNRDWWPNELKLNILRQHGKNVNPYQPDFDYAEAFKSVDYPTLKQEVIDLMTDSQDWWPADYGHYGPFMIRMAWHSAGTYRVGDGRGGGASGTQRFAPLNSWPDNGNLDKARLLLWPIKKKYGKKVSWADLMILAGNCALESMGFKTFGFAGGREDIWQPEEDVYWGSETGWLDNDDRYDTSDGDLEGHLGAVHMGLIYVNPEGPNGEPDPMKSAHDIRITFGRMAMNDEETVALVAGGHTFGKAHGAADPDKYVGPEPHGASIEEMSTGWKNTYKSGVLDDTITSGLEGPWTPNPTQWDHDYFDVLLNYEWELTKSPAGAHQWTPKDANARKAPAASGDGSQALMMSTADIALKTDPKYLEISQRFHKDHAAFEDAFARAWYKLTHRDMGPIDRYLGPEVPQEELIWQDPIPKVDYTLSTDDITSIKKMILVSGLSISQLVTTAWASASTYRDSDKRGGANGGRLRLEPQRSWDVNNPAELEKVLNVLEGIQKEFKGDISMADLIVLAGNVGVEEAAKNAGHNVEVPFSQGRGDSSQAQTDIESFGYLEPLADGFRNYIKPGLNVDAEDLLIDRANLMNLSIPEMTALVGGMRVMGANYDGSNHGVFTDTVGHLTNDFFANLLDFSYTWSATSNDNTIFEGKERKTGLVKFLATRSDLIFGSNTELRAIAEVYGADDGEAQFVKDFVAAWTKVMDADRFDLK is encoded by the coding sequence ATGCACGGTACAAACAATGGCGACATTACCAAATGTCCTTTTATGAGTGGCACACAAAAACAACCTGCTGGTGGCGGAACCAAAAATAGAGATTGGTGGCCAAATGAATTAAAACTGAATATTCTTAGGCAACATGGTAAAAATGTAAATCCGTATCAACCAGATTTTGATTATGCTGAAGCTTTCAAAAGTGTGGATTATCCAACGTTAAAGCAGGAAGTAATTGACTTAATGACCGATTCCCAAGATTGGTGGCCTGCAGACTATGGGCATTACGGACCATTTATGATCCGTATGGCATGGCACAGTGCAGGGACCTATCGTGTAGGTGATGGTAGAGGCGGAGGAGCTTCTGGTACGCAGCGTTTTGCACCTTTAAATAGCTGGCCTGATAACGGAAATTTAGATAAAGCCAGACTATTGCTTTGGCCTATCAAGAAAAAATATGGTAAAAAAGTATCCTGGGCAGATTTAATGATTTTAGCAGGGAATTGCGCTTTAGAGTCCATGGGCTTTAAAACGTTTGGTTTTGCTGGTGGTCGTGAAGATATTTGGCAGCCTGAAGAAGATGTGTATTGGGGATCTGAAACCGGTTGGTTAGATAACGACGACCGTTATGATACTAGCGATGGTGATTTAGAAGGTCATTTGGGTGCAGTACATATGGGACTCATTTATGTAAATCCAGAAGGACCTAACGGAGAACCAGATCCTATGAAATCGGCTCACGATATTAGAATTACCTTTGGAAGAATGGCTATGAACGATGAAGAAACTGTAGCCTTGGTTGCAGGAGGTCATACCTTTGGAAAAGCGCATGGCGCAGCCGACCCCGATAAATACGTAGGTCCTGAGCCTCATGGCGCATCTATAGAAGAAATGAGTACAGGTTGGAAAAACACCTATAAATCTGGAGTTTTAGATGATACCATTACAAGTGGATTAGAAGGGCCTTGGACACCAAATCCAACGCAATGGGATCACGATTACTTCGATGTTTTATTGAACTATGAGTGGGAATTAACCAAAAGTCCGGCAGGAGCACACCAATGGACTCCCAAGGATGCCAACGCAAGAAAGGCTCCAGCGGCAAGTGGTGATGGTTCTCAAGCCTTAATGATGTCTACAGCAGATATCGCTTTAAAAACAGATCCTAAATATTTAGAGATTTCGCAACGTTTTCATAAAGACCATGCTGCTTTCGAAGATGCCTTTGCGAGAGCTTGGTACAAACTTACACATCGTGATATGGGGCCAATAGACCGCTATTTAGGTCCTGAAGTGCCTCAAGAAGAACTCATTTGGCAAGATCCTATTCCTAAAGTGGATTATACTCTAAGTACCGACGATATCACATCCATTAAAAAGATGATTTTAGTATCGGGTTTAAGTATTTCACAATTGGTAACTACAGCTTGGGCCTCGGCGTCTACTTATAGAGATTCCGATAAGCGTGGTGGTGCTAATGGCGGACGCTTACGTTTAGAGCCTCAAAGAAGTTGGGATGTGAATAACCCTGCCGAATTAGAAAAAGTACTAAACGTGCTAGAAGGTATTCAAAAGGAATTTAAAGGCGACATTTCTATGGCAGATTTAATTGTACTTGCTGGAAATGTTGGTGTAGAGGAAGCTGCTAAAAATGCAGGCCATAACGTTGAAGTACCATTTTCTCAAGGTAGAGGAGATAGTTCGCAAGCACAGACCGATATAGAATCTTTTGGATATTTAGAGCCTCTGGCCGACGGATTTAGAAATTACATAAAACCTGGTTTAAATGTCGATGCCGAAGATTTACTCATCGATAGAGCCAACCTAATGAATTTATCCATTCCAGAAATGACCGCTTTAGTTGGTGGTATGCGTGTTATGGGAGCGAATTACGATGGTTCTAATCATGGGGTGTTTACCGATACTGTAGGGCACTTAACCAACGATTTCTTTGCGAATCTTTTGGACTTCAGTTATACCTGGAGTGCGACCTCTAACGATAACACCATTTTCGAAGGAAAAGAAAGAAAAACAGGTCTCGTGAAATTTTTGGCGACTCGTTCCGACTTAATATTTGGTTCTAATACAGAACTAAGAGCTATTGCCGAAGTTTATGGTGCTGATGATGGCGAAGCACAGTTTGTAAAAGACTTTGTGGCAGCCTGGACTAAGGTAATGGACGCCGATAGATTTGATTTAAAATAA
- the tpx gene encoding thiol peroxidase, with protein MANITLGGNPVNTNGELPEVGSQILDFELVATDLSSKTLNDFKGSRLILNIFPSVNTGVCSASVRQFNVEAAELENTKVLCISRDLPFAQEQFCAAEGIENVVMLSDYKTGAFGNNYGLTMTNGIFDALHSRCVIVTDETGKVLYTEQVPEIGQEPNYKAALEVLY; from the coding sequence ATGGCTAATATCACTTTGGGAGGAAATCCTGTAAACACCAATGGAGAGCTACCAGAAGTAGGTTCTCAAATTTTAGATTTTGAATTGGTTGCTACCGATTTAAGTAGTAAAACTCTAAACGATTTTAAGGGCTCTAGGCTTATATTAAATATATTTCCTAGTGTTAACACTGGAGTTTGTTCTGCTTCAGTAAGACAGTTTAATGTAGAAGCTGCTGAATTAGAGAATACCAAAGTTTTATGTATTTCTAGGGATTTACCCTTTGCCCAAGAGCAATTTTGTGCAGCTGAAGGTATTGAAAACGTTGTTATGCTATCTGATTACAAAACCGGAGCGTTTGGAAACAACTATGGCCTAACCATGACTAATGGTATTTTCGATGCATTACACTCCAGATGTGTTATTGTAACGGATGAAACCGGAAAAGTATTATACACCGAACAAGTACCAGAAATTGGTCAAGAACCAAATTATAAAGCCGCTCTAGAAGTGCTTTATTAA
- a CDS encoding diacylglycerol kinase produces the protein MEKKESFLVNRLRSVGYAYKGAKYLIKTEASIKIQIVIMVLVTLAGFFFNISTTEWALQCFAIALVMSTEGVNTAIEAVADFIHPEHHKKIGIIKDISAGAVFIAATFAVIIGLIIYIPKLL, from the coding sequence ATGGAAAAAAAAGAATCCTTCTTAGTAAACCGACTTAGGAGCGTTGGCTATGCCTACAAGGGTGCAAAATACCTTATTAAAACTGAGGCTAGCATTAAGATACAAATAGTCATAATGGTTCTGGTTACCTTAGCAGGATTCTTTTTTAACATATCTACCACAGAGTGGGCGCTACAATGTTTTGCCATTGCACTTGTTATGTCTACCGAAGGTGTTAACACAGCCATAGAGGCCGTTGCCGATTTTATCCATCCAGAGCATCATAAAAAAATAGGCATTATTAAAGATATTTCTGCAGGTGCTGTATTTATTGCTGCCACATTCGCCGTAATAATAGGCCTTATCATATACATCCCAAAGTTGCTATAG